From a single Lates calcarifer isolate ASB-BC8 linkage group LG12, TLL_Latcal_v3, whole genome shotgun sequence genomic region:
- the fezf2 gene encoding fez family zinc finger protein 2, with protein MASSASLETVMSCGRTGPSAAPKTLAFSIDRIMSKSSEPKGSAEERAEGKKLLGLCSPIPCMIPLQPFSYDLQAKALMNYSELWRASLRGTFCGSAAAPCKGNCGICGKAEPSLKQPLLTSGSRVVKPQVIHQAVAVPSGGSFYYLNYLDSAYQQSELLAGHWVSSPQAQASLSAHHRLLLLENAKLAGVGGDKLPTPQYPHKEHLPGQLDQIVKENHGLSAEKNGVKTHSKLSGSGAADGKPKNFTCEVCGKVFNAHYNLTRHMPVHTGARPFVCKVCGKGFRQASTLCRHKIIHTQEKPHKCNQCGKAFNRSSTLNTHVRIHAGYKPFVCEFCGKGFHQKGNYKNHKLTHSGEKQYKCSICNKAFHQIYNLTFHMHTHNDKKPFTCTTCGKGFCRNFDLKKHIRKLHDNGLSAATEASRQLQS; from the exons atggcaAGTTCTGCCTCATTGGAGACGGTGATGTCTTGCGGTCGGACCGGACCGTCCGCGGCTCCCAAGACCCTGGCCTTTTCCATAGACCGGATCATGTCCAAGAGCTCGGAGCCGAAGGGGAGCGCGGAGGAACGGGCAGAGGGGAAGAAGCTGCTCGGTCTCTGCTCCCCGATCCCCTGCATGATCCCACTGCAGCCCTTCAGCTACGACCTCCAAGCCAAGGCGCTGATGAACTACTCCGAGCTGTGGAGAGCCAGCCTCAGAGGGACTTTTTGCGGTTCCGCAGCCGCTCCGTGCAAAGGGAACTGCGGCATATGCGGCAAAGCGGAGCCGAGTTTGAAGCAGCCGCTGCTGACGTCCGGGAGCAGAGTGGTGAAACCGCAAGTCATCCACCAGGCCGTGGCCGTGCCCAGCGGCGGCTCGTTCTACTATCTCAACTACCTGGACTCTGCGTACCAGCAGTCGGAGCTGCTGGCAGGACACTGGGTCTCCAGCCCGCAGGCCCAGGCCTCTCTGTCGGCGCACCACAGACTCTTGCTGCTGGAGAACGCCAAGCTGGCAGGGGTCGGGGGCGACAAGCTTCCCACACCTCAGTACCCGCACAAGGAACATCTGCCGGGGCAGCTGGACCAGATAGTGAAGGAGAACCACGGCCTGAGCGCCGAGAAGAACGGCGTCAAGACGCACAGCAAACTGAGCGGCAGCGGCGCCGCAGACGGGAAACCCAAAAACTTTACGTGTGAAGTGTGTGGAAAG GTTTTTAACGCGCATTACAATCTGACCAGACACATGCCGGTGCATACCGGGGCCCGGCCCTTCGTCTGTAAAGTCTGCGGCAAAGGATTCCGACAGGCCAGCACGCTGTGCAGACACAAGATCATCCACacacag GAAAAGCCTCATAAGTGCAACCAGTGCGGAAAGGCGTTCAACAGAAGCTCGACGCTCAACACTCACGTGCGGATCCACGCCGGGTACAAACCTTTCGTGTGTGAGTTCTGCGGGAAAGGCTTCCACCAGAAAG gAAACTACAAGAACCACAAGCTGACGCACAGCGGAGAGAAGCAGTACAAGTGCTCCATCTGCAACAAGGCCTTCCACCAGATCTACAACCTGACCTttcacatgcacacgcacaacGACAAGAAGCCCTTCACCTGCACCACCTGCGGCAAGGGCTTCTGCCGCAACTTCGACCTGAAGAAACACATCAGGAAGCTGCACGACAATGGCCtctctgcagccacagaggCCTCCAGACAGCTGCAGAGCTGA